A single genomic interval of Tursiops truncatus isolate mTurTru1 chromosome 1, mTurTru1.mat.Y, whole genome shotgun sequence harbors:
- the PPT1 gene encoding palmitoyl-protein thioesterase 1 gives MASSSSLWLLALAFLPGSCASLALGHLDPPAPLPLVIWHGMGDSCCNPLSMGAVKKMVEKKIPGIYVLSLEIGKTLVEDVENSFFLNVNSQVTTVCQILAKDPKLQQGYNAMGFSQGGQFLRAVAQRCPSPPMINLISVGGQHQGVFGLPRCPGESSHICDLIRKTLNAGAYNKAIQERLVQAEYWHDPIKEDMYRNHSIFLADINQERGVNESYKKNLMALKKFVMVKFLNDSIVDPVDSEWFGFYRSGQAKETIPLQESTLYTQDRLGLKAMDNAGQLVFLALEGDHLQLSEAWFYAHIIPFLE, from the exons ATGGCGTCGTCCAGTTCGTTGTGGCTCTTGGCTCTCGCTTTCCTGCCGGGGTCCTGCGCTTCCCTGGCGCTGGGGCATCTTGACCCGCCGGCCCCGCTGCCTCTGGTGATCTGGCATGGGATGG GAGACAGCTGTTGTAATCCCTTAAGCATGGGCGCTGTTAAGAAAATGGTCGAGAAGAAAATACCTGGAATTTATGTCTTGTCTTTAGAGATTGGGAAGACCCTGGTAGAG GATGTGGAGAACAGCTTCTTTTTGAATGTCAACTCCCAAGTAACAACGGTGTGTCAGATTCTTGCTAAGGATCCTAAATTGCAGCAAGGCTACAATGCTATGGGATTCTCCCAGGGAGGCCAATTTCT gaGGGCAGTGGCTCAGAGATGCCCATCACCTCCTATGATCAATCTCATATCAGTTGGGGGACAACATCAAG GTGTTTTTGGACTCCCTCGGTGCCCAGGAGAGAGCTCTCACATCTGTGACTTGATCAGAAAAACACTGAATGCTGGAGCTTACAACAAAGCTATACAAGAACG CCTGGTGCAAGCAGAATACTGGCACGACCCCATAAAGGAGGACATGTACCGCAACCACAGCATCTTCTTGGCAGATATCAATCAGGAGAGA GGTGTCAATGAGTCCTACAAGAAAAACCTGATGGCCCTGAAGAAGTTTGTGATGGTGAAATTCCTCAACGATTCCATTGTGGACCCCGTGGATTCTGAG TGGTTTGGATTTTACAGAAGTGGCCAAGCCAAGGAAACCATTCCCTTACAGGAGAGCACCCTGTATACACAG GACCGCCTGGGGCTAAAGGCAATGGACAACGCAGGACAGCTGGTGTTCCTGGCTCTCGAAGGGGACCATCTTCAACTGTCTGAAGCATGGTTTTATGCCCACATCATACCCTTCCTTGAGTGA